CTGCTGCATCCTGCCACAGCAGTGGGACCACATGGTCCCCTGCCACCGCATGCACTAGGGAGTGCTCATCCACCCCTGCAGCCAAAATCGAAATCCCCCAACAAACTGCTTCTTGCTGAGCCTGCTGCCACCAGACCCCTAGAGAGGTACTCTAAAACCTGTAAAAAAACCATAAACTGTAAAAAACTCCTGTTGTGGTACATCAAACCCCCAGTGACATTCTCCTGGTAAACACCAGCACGTGTCTTGTTCCTAGTGGTAGTTGGTAGCTGCACTGGAGAGGAAGTAGCTCCTCCATCCTTGTACTTCCTCCGTCTTTGCACCTGCTGTGTCCTTGTACCAGCTCCATTCTTGtacctgctctgctcccctggcCCTGTCCCAGGTGGCACCAAGCAACATGGGCAGGACAAGCAGAGAGCAACAATATTTTCTCCAAAGCCACTGATGGACTTTGGGATGGTGCTTCATCAACAGCTCCTTGGGTTGGCCACTGGTAGTGGGCCACTCCGGCATCTCCATCCCATGCACACAGCCTTTTGATGTTCTTACGTGGCATCAGCGAGAAATCCTCACGCTATAGTTATCCATTGCTCCATTGGGAAATGCTCCCTGGCCCATGGCAGCAGAAGAGACACAAAGACACAAATCTGGGCAGTGCTTTCCCCAAATCAATACAGAAATGTGCTCCCTAATGAAGAGTGagtggaagaaaaaggggaTAGATAGCTGATTGTTCACTGCTGCAGTGGCACAGCTTACTTCAGGCCAGAGTCCACGTTTCTGTCCTGTAAATCTTCTTGGGGTCATCATCTGGAAGGTGCCCGGAACCTGGCTCCTGACTTTAGCCAAGAGACCCAgggccccagggctggctggcaggatCCAGCCTCACCCACAGGCATCACTCACCCCTTCCTTGTGATGGGGCCGAAAcaccctgtgctgctgtcacaCATACCCCCATGACCCATCTCCTCCCACCCTCCAAATCATGCTGCCACCAGTCACACTGTGTGCCCTCTTGCACGTGCACCCACTCCACTCCCTTCTCTGCTCCCTGCACACCGACAGGCCCCTCAAGTCCCCCTTCTCAGGGGTCACCCCCACGTTGGTAAGACTTGGCAGTACCTCCCCATTTTTAGCAGTGATGTTCTCTGCTTTGGGGCAGTTTCCAGCACATGCCCGTTCCCCCCTCACCCCAGTAGTGGGGCTTTCTGGAGGACAGGATACGTTTGGGTGATGCCTCCAGGACCCAAAGGGGCGAGAAGCTCAAatccaggctggatggagccAGCACCGCTGCCACCATATGGACACCTCTGACCAGGCCTTAGTCTGCTGTCACAAGGGAAAGGGTGCTGGGGACATTAGGTGACATCGAGAGCAGTCAAATACAGATTTCCACACCTTTTTTAGGTCACCCTGAACCACCCCCTCACCAAACACATGGCAGCCTGTGTCGCCATAACCCCTGGTTCAACGCTGGTATTCCtcaggggcagagcagcccctggaGCCCCTCTCTCCCGCCAGCTCTCTTTGTGCCCCTGGGTGAGTGATGGGGAGGGGTGTCACCCCCTCCAGCCCACCCCGCCGGTCTCCATCCCTTCCTGCCCCGCCGTGCAGAATCCCCTTTGCTCTCAGCCAGTGCATTCCCCTGCTCTCAGCTTCCACCTGTGCCCCGAGTCTGCCAGTTCTCAGCCCGGGCAAGCACCCGCAGGGCCCAAGGCACACCCCTTCAAGGGTTAAAAGCTTTCAGGCCCCCATCCCACAAAGCAAAAGGGTTTCATGCTCTTAACCCCTTCCCGCCCATCTCTTCTCCCCACTGGGATCTTTTGCCACTCTGGTGGATCCAATCTGGTTTGAGTTAAGGGGCCGGGCTCTGACTCCAGCGACTTTCAGCAGAAAAGGCTGAGTAATTTGAATAACAAGACTAATTGGATTTATAAGGCACCCCCCTCCAAACCCGAGGCTCTGCACAGCGTGACAAAGAAAACACGCTAATGCAAACCACGCTGGTGGAAGCCGAGGGCACGGACGAGCCTCCTGCGGGCAGGCGCTGGCTGAGACCTGACCGCCTTGTGGCATGTGTGGTGGCAGCGCTGCGGTACTgcggggggaggggctgggggagacgCTCCGATACAGCTGCCGACCCCACACCCTGCAgtgtgcggggggggggggggggggggggggaggggaatggCAAGAGAGGCAGCTCGTCCCCCCCTCTGGGACATTGCCCCCCAGATGTGTGCCGGGACCCCCGGGGGAAGGCGCAGGGCGTCGCTGCCCGCAGCACCGGGGCAGGAGCCGGCACAACCAGGGCAGGGATGGCAGGACACTGGGGACCTGGGGCACCCCGACAGCCCCAGGCTGCGGAGACTCAgggtgcagctgcctgctgctcccctgAACGAGCCCTGCTGAAGGGGATAGTGCTGCAAAAGCCCCCTCCTTGCACCCCGGGGGGGGGCTGGATGTTACATCTCAGCTACGCTTTGGGTGGGATGAGAGCTGAACCCCAAGAGAAGGGgcctctccctgctcctcgcCTGCACCCATGACTCCCCTGGCACCCAGGGTCTGCTCTAATCCCAGCTCCATCGCCTTGCTCTGCCTGCACGCAGACAAATGCCCAAGCACAACTTTACACTCCAAAAAGTCCAAGTTGTCTCCACCTGGCAGGCATGATGGAAAAACCACTGAGACCTTCTACTTCCAGCTCCTGTTCACGTGGAGCTGAAAAGCCAGTCTCCTTTGAAGTGTCCCGTGCCCAGTAGCCCAGACTGTGGAGGAGGAAAcatctccctgctgcccagcagggaaACCACAGACCCCCAAATTGCCATGCCCCCCTGGCAAGGGCAGCTCCCCAGGGATttggggagcagcagagcccagaaagaccaagaaaagcagcaggagaaagggaCCAGCCTGGACCTGACcctggagagagggagaagagcagagagCACGTCCCAGGTCCCAGGGAAGGGATTTGGGGTGCAAATCCAGGCTAGTGCAATCCAGCCCTGCATGCTTCTGCAAAATGGGGTGTCTCTCCTCTGGCCTGATCCCAATAAGAGCATCACCCCTAGCcgtggtgctgggggggtgcCCAGCTCCATCAGCAAAAAGCAATCAGAGCCCTAGAGCTGCCCGATGCCAGTCACGCCAGCAGCAACGGCACAAATCCTGCCCTCCTGCATgctgaaggggaaggaggagggcagggggaagcccCCACTGTGTCCCCCCAGAGTCTCTGCGAGCTGCTGGAGTTAATTCCAGGGTCACATCCTTCTCCCGCACCTTCCAGCTCTGGGAGCAGGTCAGAGGAggccaggctgcacagccctgtgGTGGGTGGGTCAGCCCTTGGGGTCCTGTCCCCAGTAGGGACCCTGTGACACTGACTGTGCCCTCAGTCCTGCAGAGGACAACCTCAGGGTATGTGAAAAGTCCCATCCCCAGGGCCAGGGACACCATTCATCCCCCCCCGCAAGAACAGAGAGAGCAGGTCACCCCCTCCAAGCTGAGGGACCCACCTAGGTGCCCTCAAGCAGCACCACTGCCCCCTGCATCCTCCTGTGCCCCAACATCCCTGCCAGGGAGGGCAGTGACACCCCTCCTGCCAAGCAGGGACCTGGGAGAGAAGCTGAGGGACAGACAGCTTCTGATTTAACCCTGGATatggaaaaaaagtgctttttgtgCCCATTCCTGTGTTTTGGGCTCTAACCTccccccccggcgcccccccacccacccccaccccccccagcctgcgACAGCCACCCCATGCTGGCCCGTGTTCTTCTGCGGGGGGTCaccagggaagaggagggagcagaggggccGCGGGGCAGCAAGGCAAGGGGAGGGCAGACGGCTTGCAGGGGGGTCCAGGGGTGGCTGGGCAGTGGGGTGTGAAGCCAAATGCCCCCCgctttccctttctgctctcCGACTCCCTGAACTGGTTGCCTTGGGCTGATGTGTCATTTGTTCCTGCCAGGGGAGAGgggacaccaccacccccccttTAAATTCCTGTTATTGTGGAGTGGGAGGCCGGGTTGGACCTGGTTGTTTAGATGACATCACCGAGCAGGTTGGGTTATAAAATGAATGAAGCAGAAAGCCCAAGTTCACTAGCTCGGCACTTCGCAGGCGGCAGGAGGGACCTCGGGGCTCCGCTCTGAACTTTGACTCCCATCGGTCCCGGCCTCTCCCCAGGGCTCCCCCCGGCTCCCCGCTGCCACCCGGCCCCCCTCTCGCTCGGCCTCGCAGGATGCAGATCTCACCCTTGCTGGCTGGTGGACTTTTACTTGCTCTGCTCTCCGTCAGGCTGGAGGCGAAGCCGGCGTCTCAGCTCCCACAGAAGGTACGGCTGGAGCTGCCCCCTGGCTCTtgcttctctccccatcccGCTGAGGGTCCTAACGGCACAGGGGGGAGACGTGGGGTGACTTTGGGGCAGCAGAGTCCGTGCGAAGTCCTCCTTCCCCATGGGCTTTTTGCTAGGGGCTAGGAGAACCCCCTGCTTCTCCAGGCTGTCCCAAGTGTGCGTGCCCTGGGGACATCAGCCCCGAatcaggggctggagggggatgCTGTGTGCCCTGTACCCTGCGGGATCGGGGCTGAGGAGGGCATCAGTGGGCTCCCCGGTGTCACTGTGGGGGCCCCCTCTGTGGCgggcactggggcaggggagcagacctgcagtggggtgggcagcaggtgcATGGCAGGCAGGGTGTGAGGCCAGAGCCCTCCGGGCAGCCCTGCCCAAACAGGTCAGGCAGGGGCACACGGGGTGTCCCCACATGGGGGTGCCCCAGGGAGCTTGGTGTCCCTCGATGCTGAGGAGGAGGGATGTACCAGAGGCCACCGACACTGGGTGGCACTGCCCCGTGGGCTGGGCACAGAGATGGGGACAGCGGCTGAGGGGTGCTCCAGGACAGTGGTGGAACATAACTGTGGGTGTCCCTGTAAGGAACCAGTGTGCAGGCTGAAGAGAAAGGGGTGAtacggggggggtggggggggggggggggaggggaggtgaATGGGGGTGAGCAATCCCAGAGCTTGGtgggcagcagcctccagcaggGAGACAGGGAGCCTGGGAGATGGGGGGCAGTAAGGAAGGGGTTGTGCCCCCCATAATTGTGGATCAGAACAGGAGGAGTGGGGGGACCCAGAGAACATTAACTAGGGGAAGGGACAGCGGGGAAGGGGAGCCCTGGtctccccactgctgctggggacatTCTGCAAGGCAGGGGCACAGGAAGAGCTGCTCAGAGTAGTGACACCCCTccggagctgggctggggggcaggaacacacacacacacacatgcaccccGCGTAATCTGAAGGGGCCAGAaagctggcaggggacacagtGACCAAAGGGGCCTGAAAGCTGGCAGGGTCACCGTGTCCCCTGTCAGCCTTCAGGCCCCTTCAGATTACAGGGCGGGGGGGGCGTGTAGTGACAGCAgcatggggggagggggtgcaCCACCACTAGCCATTTTTGAGGGGGATGCAGTGATcccagccgggggggggggggggggggggggcggacaCACAGTgaccagggcagtgctggggaccAGGGAACTTGGAAAGGCACCgcggtggggtggggtggggggatgctCTGACCCCAGGGCAGGGACCATGGATTTGAGGAGGGGGGAGGATGCCCTGGGCACAGCCGCGGAGTGATGGTCTAcactgctgggggggggggggggggggggggggggggggcggtgcggACAGACCGCTGCCCTGGGTGCGCAGCGCAGAGGGGTGCATCCACCCCGCTGCGAGTCCCTAGCGGGGATGTCCCcagccgcggggcgggggcgggggggccccCAAGCGGCGGCGGCGCTCTGACCCTCTCCCCCCCAGGCCTCCCGCGGctcggcagcggcggcggcggcgggtccGCCCGAGGCGGCGGAGCGGGAGAAGGAGCGGGACAAGGAGCgcagcggcagcggcagcagcggcggcggcggcggcgggccgggcccgcgggAGGCGCGGGAGGCGCGGGCCGAGACGCGGCCGCGGGCGGGCTGGGCGCGGCTGCTGCAGGacccgccgggccgccgccaCAAGGGGCTGCACAAGAAGGGCCTGGGCAAGGGCTGCTTCGGCCTCAAGCTGGACCGCATCGGCGCCATGAGCGGCCTCGGCTGCTGAGGGACCCCTGGCGGTGAgcgcgcggcggggcggggcggggcggggcggggcggggcggggcgggcccccGCCGCGCGCGAGGTGCCGGTGGGCGCTGCTGCGGGCGCTGAGCTCGCTGAGCCCGCTGCCAGCCGCGGCGGTGCTGGCGGGCACAGGGCGGGACCCCAGAGGCGGCCTTAACTGCACTCgcaccccccagcagccctcccGCCGCTCggctgcctcccctgcctgcgCCTCTGTAGCAGGCCCGGGGACCCCCGGTCCATCGCCCCCGCAGCGAGCTACAGCCCTGGGCTCGGGGAGGGTGCAGCAGGGGCTCCGGTGCAGCCATACGTTCCCAGTCGCTCCCTGTGCTTGACAGACGCAGGTGACCTATGGATGTGCATGAAGAGGGCAGGGTACTTCTGTGATGGGAGCATGAGCGAGGAGCCTGTCTCAGACACACCCCAGTTctcatttaaggaaaaacagTACACAAGTTCCCCAGGTGTCTCCCAGTTGTGGTGAAAGCCAAGGGTAGCACTTTCCCAACTCCAGCTTTGCATCCGAGTGAGTTACGCGAAGCTGGGAGAAGTTCTTCCCACCATGCTCCATGGCTGCTGTGCTTGAAGGCGAGAGAAGCATCACATCCCCACAGTGACCGGTTTGGGAGAaacacagcagctcctggcctGGCCAGCTATCCCCGAGGGTGCCAGGGGGGGCTGAGGCACCACTCTGGCCAGGTCCCCGCCAGCAGGTCAGACGCAGATGAACTCACACCTCCATGGCCCTGCCCTGAAGGATGGGTGCTACCCCTCTGCTCCCTCATGTAGTGGCTCCCCAGTATTGCCAAGGAATCACCCAGCTCCGGGCTCTAAGAAGCACACGCACGCTGTGCAGCCAGCTTGCACCCATCCTCTCTCATTAAATTCTCatcagggggggaaaaaaaaaaaaaaaaaaaaagatttctgctAGACTTAAAGCCAGGAGGAGCAGCACACTTCCCTTGGCCTCTCCCCTAAACACTAAATAGCCAGAAAGCAAAAGGTGAGGGCTTCCGTTGCCTTCAGCATCCTGCGGCCCCACAACCAGGATTATTCTCACTTGGGACGGGTAAGCGGTGTTGTATGACAAGTACTAACAGGCACTCTGTTCTTGTTCCTTGCAGGGCTTTGAATCCATAGTCCATTTTCTCCTATCGTGGCCAGGCACGGCCATCCCCCAGGCAACGCCTAGAAGAGCAGAGACCCCCCGGAATGGACAAAAGATGtggctgtgtttttctttttggtacGAGGAGTCATGGCACcagctgttttggttttgttatttttttaaaaagtgctctCTAtcttatatatattatatatacaaaCACTCACCAAGACAAGGGACAGTGCTTTTCCAAAAGACTGATGAAGCCAGCTGTATAACGTTGCTGTTTGTAAATTCATGTCATgcataaatgtatttatgttgTAAAGCTATTTATATATTGTTTATAAAGagatatttataaaaaaattatttatgtaacTAAATGAAAAGTCAAGCATTGTAACATTTTTTGTCCTAAGTAGttgaaaaactttaaaaaaaaatcattccatGTGGCATTTTGTAACCTGTCTTTATTTATCAAATTCACATACAATTTTAATGTCAGATTGACTGATTTTAACAGAGTTCAAGAAGAAGTTGTTCAGATGTTTTAGAAAAGTAAGGAGCAAGAAAAAGGCCAGCTGATATTTTAAGCTTTAATCCCATATGCAAAAGTAAACTTGTGCCCAATTCCATGATGCTCTGATGGACCAGATCCTGCCCAGCGCGGCGTGCAGCTGCAGAACCCAACTGAACTCCCTGCGAGCACATGGCCTCGGGCAGCTCATCTGTGCCCAGATCCTGAATGGTACCCATGGAAATAAGCCCATCATGTTCAACAGCCTAGACATGGATTGATAGCAGCGAGACAAGAGCAGCATTTGGCCTAGACGCATTTTAACTGCTTCCAGCCTGCAGGTTTGGGTCCAAATTTCATCCTGTAACTATAGCTTTACCACTGGGCGCTGTACGGAGCTGCAGTCCCTGCTGACAGCAACAAAGAGACTGTGCTGGATCTGGCCCCcggctgtgctggtgggaacAGAGCTTTATGCCAGAAGTGCTGTTATTCTAGGATCCAGCAGCTCCCTGAGTATCTTGTTGATACTCCCATTTGCCAAACCTTTGCTGCTAAGCTGTAAAGTCCCTTCCTCCAGCAGTGATTTATTTAACTGTGCCTGGGACAATACATAGACAGACCAAAATATACTGAGGGCTGCCTGGTAAGGATTCACGGACACAGCTGTTGCTACAGCTTCTTGCTATGTAAAGTGCATGAAATAAATTGTTAAAATGACTTGGAGCTCTAAAGGAAACAGCAAGCGAGGGGGTGGGGAGCACAGCAAACACGCAGACTCCTGGATGAAGGCTCTTTGGTCTCAATCTTCAAAGAGGCCTTAGAGAAAAACAGAGTGGCAGGCGCCCAGCCCAGCCGTGACAGGAGTCACAAATTATGCCCTGACCATTGTAGTGGGCTGGGGAACAACAACCATTATGTTCTGCAGGGCTCCAGTGCCTAGGACAGGGCAAAAACAAAGTCACCAAGACCTAGAAGCAAAGAGATCCTTTTCCGTAGCAACCACCAGGAAACCATAGAAACCTCCAGCCAGACTCTCCCCAGCTATTAGAGAACATTAGGTTTACAGAACGAGGGGATTTATCCAGACACCCGACAGCTCAATCATCTGGTTAGGAGCGTGCACATGACATTTCTAGCCTCATACGTGCAAAGCCTCAATCAGAGGCAGGTACCCACCTCACAATGTCCAGGGTCCAGCTggatggggagcagcagctgacagACCACACAAGATGTTGCCTGTGGGGAACCAACTCAAGAccctgggaggaagggaggcAGAACAGGTGGCTGGCAGCCTGGTGCCCTGCCTGAGGGTCAGCTACAGCCCTCCAGAGATGCCTGTAGGTAGTGACAACCCAGTGTCAGGGCTCAGCAAGGCAAGTACAACACTTCTGAAGGCCACCCTACCAGCTCCATACATCCTTAGCGCAAAGGAGAGACTGTAACAGGAGCTCCTAAAGAGATGCTCATCAGAGGGGACTGTCCACTGCCACCCAGCAAACCTACGGGACAATAAGGAATCACTTGCTGTTCAGACCTCGCGCACCAGGTCTGAACAGTGGTATAAGAAGGTGGTAGTGCAGGTCCGCCTCAGGGTCCTCAAGCATGAAGCCAGAGCACTGACCACAACAGAGTACCAGGTGGGGACCAAGGTGGGGCCAATTCCCCTTCcagttttggctttttgctGCAAAGCCAGAGCTGGAACGAAACCATCTGCATAGTGACAGAGGGGCTCTCCtcaacagagcagagggaacTCGGTCTCAGGGACTCAATCCACAAAATTCGACCACCTAAGTGGGGCAGAACCTGAGGTCAGGTTGGGGGAAATCCCAGAGATCACAGCCTGGGGTTGCATACTGTCTCGATTCCCATTTCTCCTCTGCAGCATACTCCAAGGGGAGAAGCACAGCCCCGCAGCATGGATTCCTTCCATCCACCAGGCTTCCTGGAAAAGAGCAAGCCCAAGGAAAAGGACAAAGCTGCACTGCAAAAGGACACTAGTTTGGCAGAAGGAAAGCGATCAGAGTGAGAGCTCCCTGTGCAGAAAGAGGGGATAACAGCTTGGCTCCTCGCTTTGCTGCTTTCGCTCTGACCAGGGATAAGTCACCCTGTCCCTCAGCATGCTGGTTTCCCACCAGCAGGATGGGAACATCGTGCCCATGTGGAGGGGGTGAGCCAATATGCAAGAGAGAAGGCAGAACTCAGGTGAAAGAGCACTTGGGAAAACTTCCAGATCCACTCAACCTTAGCACCCACATGGCACAGCCAGACCAGCGGGTCTGATGGGCAGAGAGTGGCACTGTGAGTAGAGGTCAGTTTTCAGAGCGCTGACAAGCACCTTCCTCGGTTCTGTGGGCAGGCCAGAATAGGAAATGGAAACGGCTCATTAGAGCACAGCAAGCACCTGGAAAGGCCACAATTGGGTCTCCCTGACAGTGGCTCAGCAGGAAACAAAGCCAGCAGGAAAGAGAGGGGCCACAGGAATCTAATTAAGAGGGGAGGAGGCATCAAGTGCAGCAGAAACAAATCGATCTCACATCACTGCTTCCTTTGTGGGTCAGCTAGGTCAAATCCTCAAGACATCCAGCAAAAGGATCGAGGGCCAGCACTGGAAAACTCCCTTGCCACGTCCCAGCCAGACAGCATAACTGAACAGCGAGAGCTGTCCTGGATGCAAGCTGCAGCCTCAGGGGGGTGGCACCTGGTGTCTCAGCAGCAGGCTCAGAGAACGGCATTGAGCAGAGGTGTGTGCATACACCTGGAAGTGAGGGTGGCAGGAGTCTTAAGCTCCTCTGCCCACACCAAGGTCAAACTAGCACCCACGGGACCTACACATTTACTGTGCTACCAGCTGAACCAGCAGTAGCCACATTCAGCTTCCAAGTGGGAGCACTTGCGACATGACAGAGGAACAGCCTcaatttctcttctccaggagctATTCCTAGCATGACATGAGCCACAGGCCTCCGGCCTGAAAAAGCATGCTGCTCCCTAGCGAAAAAGGGTAAGAGCTTTCTCCTGTGGTCTTGTACAAGTGCCTTGTAAAGCCCAAACAGGCCGGAGCAGACCTTGGGAGCTCCCACAACAGGGACACAATTGTCCTCTGACATGTGGGAAATCAGTTCTGTACCCCCAGCCCACATTGCATGTTTTTCCCTGGTACCATTAATGCAACTTTTCCAAGGTATTTATTGCTGAAGGGTTACAAAGCCCAGCTCAGGTGACAGCAAATCCCAAaccaatgaagaaaaagaaaagcctatAGCCCCAGAGCAGGAAAGCATTGGaattttccagctggaaaaggaCTTGAGGCACTGAGCAGGGACTGCCGTGGGCAGCAACACACATGCCCCTGCCACTTGCTCTAGGACTTCTCCAAGCATGGGCTGCTTTCCTcagaacacaggaaaacaaagggaaaggatCACAGGGCAGCTTCCAGAGGGAGCCTGCACTTGACACAAGTGTTAGTCAAAAACAAGAAGGGAATTGAATTCAGTCCCCTTCCTGTCAGTCAGCAACTAACCTTGTCAGAAGGGATGGCAGCACTAACTGAATCAGGCAATTCATTAGGTTGGGGCACACAGCAAAAGCCTACGCTCTCTGGAGCAGAACTACAGTGAAAATCCAGGGTAATGAGTTGCAAACTGCTTTTGTAAATGACACCTCTGCAGTGACTCTGGCAGGCTGGGAAAAGAACTAATAGGAAAATCATTAGGTAGCATCCCTTTGATATTGTTGAAAACGGCACAGGCTATTTTTCCTGCCCCCTCCATAATTAACCTGGCATATTACCCATAATACTCCAGGCTGATATTCCCACAGTGGACCACCTCATCTGCATCAGGGAAAAGAAGAGTATATGGTACACAGGAGAAAGATGACTTCTAGAAAAACTTGAAAGCTTTAAGATTCCCCTCCTCCCATACATACGCATCTTCAATTCCATCATCAAGGAACCTCTGCCCAGCCAGGAGAccaaagcactttacaaaccTGTCGCAAAGTCAGCATGGAAGAGAGAGGCTGTCTTGGGaaatgcagctgcagaggagctgatTTGCCCAAAGTTGctttctgcaacagcagaagctgcaATAGGACACAGCTCCGTGCTTCGCCCCTTATTTACAACATTGTCCTTGATTTCCATTACGCTAAACCAGGCAACAGCCTGTGCCTCCCTAGATGCAGAACAGCTCTGAGGAGCAATGCCTACCCACCTGGTTTGTctgccagcaaggagaggtgtCATCTCACAGTCATGATGTAAAAGGTATAGCATCACAGCTGGCAGGTGATCCTGCAGGAACTGGTGCTCTCTAACAGCTGTGAAGGTGACAATGAAACACCAAGACATTACTGATTGCATTGCGTCAGCACAAACCAGCCTTAGGACTGTGCTGATCATGAGACAGCAACGGAAACATCAGGGCTGGTGAGGTAAACAGCATCTTCAGAAAGTCTGGAGGGCTATACAACACTACTTCCAAACCTCATACCCGTGAAGATACAGCCCTACGGTCAGACAAGCTCAAAATACTCACAAAAAGGCTGATCTCTGATGGAGCAAGGCCTCACTCTTCTGGAAACACAGAGGTATCACGTGTGCATGAGCTCTTCAAAAATGCCCTAATGATACACAAACTCACAAGCCTCTATAGGAGACCTGAAGCTGTGCAGGGACACCCTATCTTCTACTAAAATTACACCAAGCAAGGATTACTGGCACAAATTCTTTTGCGCGCTATGTGGACACACGCATTTCAGGACCATTTAAGGACCTTATGGCAATCCCATTACCTGTAAGAATTTCCAGCGTATATGTTCATTTGCTagagcagggacatcttttcTTGATAAGAAAAAGCCATGGTCACAGCTATCATACTCACGCAACCTGCAGGGCATCTCACGAGGTCTACACACTATGGGAAAAAAGAAACGTGTGTGCCTGTGTATTTGGAGACAGGGAGCAAAGTGCTGCTCTGCCTAATCCTTTGCCTGGTTCACTAACCAGAGATGGAGGCATCACAGTGCCACTGAGAAGTGCAGTCTAGGCAAGGGGGTAAGTATGCACTCTTTTTACAGCACACCTCTCTTACCTCTGGTAGCTC
This genomic stretch from Falco biarmicus isolate bFalBia1 chromosome 13, bFalBia1.pri, whole genome shotgun sequence harbors:
- the NPPC gene encoding C-type natriuretic peptide, producing MQISPLLAGGLLLALLSVRLEAKPASQLPQKASRGSAAAAAAGPPEAAEREKERDKERSGSGSSGGGGGGPGPREAREARAETRPRAGWARLLQDPPGRRHKGLHKKGLGKGCFGLKLDRIGAMSGLGC